The window ATTTGAAAGAGGAGTAGACCCAAATCTTACAAGAACGGCTATCACTCATGCTATTAAGATGATTCAGGAAATTGCTGAAGGAAAATTAGTAGGAGAGTTATTGGAAGAATATCCTAAGAAAATAGAAGACAATTATGTGATCCTGAGATTCTCTAAAATTGAGCAGATTTTAGGAACAAAAATTCACAGAGAAAAAGTAAAAGAAATCTTAAAAGCATTGGAAATTCAGGTTTTAAATGAAATTCCTAATGGTTTTGAAATCTCTGTTCCTGCTTACAGAGCAGATGTAACAAGAGAAATTGATGTAATTGAAGAGATCTTAAGAATCTACGGATACAATAAAATTGACGCTCCACAGAAAATTTCGTTTACCCCTGTTAAGCTAAGTGCTAACGATCAGGATGAACTGGAAAACAGCTGGGCAAGAGCTTTACAAAGTATTGGTTTCAACGAAGTAATGAACAACTCATTGACTTCTGTAAAAGATGAAACTGATGCCGTAAAGTTGTTAAATCCTTTAAGCGGGGATTTAGCATTCATGAGAAAATCTTTATTGGAAGGACTTCTTCAGAATGCTGTATATAATATCAACAGAAAGAATCAGGACATTAAATTCTTTGAATTAGGAAAAATTTATCACAAAAAAGATAAATATGAAGAAAGAAAACAATTGGCTTTGTTGGTTTCCGGTAGAGATGTTGCCGAAAACTGGCTTCAGCCAAAATCTGCAGTAAGCTTCTATAACCTTAAGGCTTATGTAAAAGTTTTATTGGAAAGATTGGCTGTAGATTATAAAGAAACTGCTCTGTCTGATGAAAGATTTTCTGATGCATTGGTATATGAAGCAGATGGTAAAGCTTTGGTGAGAATTGGAAAAGTAGCTCCTGCTTTATTAAAAGATTTTGATATTGACCAGGATTGTTTCTATGCAGAAATCGAACTGGAATATGCTCAGGAATTACGTTCTAAAAACGAATTGAAATTCAAAGACATTCCGAAATTCAACAAAATCAGAAGAGACTTAGCTTTATTGATTGATAAAAATGTAAACTATCAGGATTTATATCAGACGGCTAAAAAGAATAAATCTCCATTCATTAAAAATATTAACCTATTCGACGTGTATGAAGGTAAAAATCTTCCTGAAGGCAAGAAGTCTTATGCAATGAGCTTTGAACTGTTGAACGAAGAAAAAACACTGGAAGAAAAAGAGATTACAGAAGTAATGGATTCTCTGATCAAAGCTTTCCAGAAAGAATTCAATGCAGAGTTGAGATCTTAATACTTGAAAATATACTTCACGATAAAAGAAACGGACTTTTTAAAGTCCGTTTCTTTGTTTTAATAATGCCGGTTGTAATGTTATGTTTCGGCTAAAGCCATTTGAATGTTGGCTTTTTTATGTAAACGGGCTAAAGCCCGTTCCTATTGAATTGCATTAGTGATATTAGTGAAAATATTAGTGTCATTAGTGTTAAAATAGAAATCTTGTATAAAAACAATCTATCCACAGTCTTTGTTACTCCGTAGGAGCCTCAATATATTTTATAAACCAATTATAGTATAGATTCCTTCGGAATGACAAAGGCAACGCTACAACTTTAGTGCAGATAAAGTTCTTATGTCTTAACGCTTTCAACCCTTTTTTTGATTATCAAGAGCGTAAAAATAATTCTGAAAAATATTCAAAATATCAAGTGTTAAAGAATAATAAAATTCACGTCAACCCGTTTAGATAATATAATTTCCGTAAATTTGGATGAATTCAAAAAGAAAAAAATGAAAAATCTTTTTTTAAGTATATGTACAGCTGCAGTTTTGGCTTCATGTGGATCCATGACGAGCCCTTCTGCTTCTAAAGTAGGAAAGGCTCAGCCTGCTCTTGCCAATACAAAATGGACATTGGCTGACAATGTAAAAGGTAAAATCCCGACATTGAATATTGAAGGAGAGAAGATCACAGGAAATGCCGGATGTAACAACTATTTCGGAACGGCTTCAATAGATCCTTCTACAGGTGGTTTTACAGCAGGACAAATGGGATCTACAAAAATGATGTGTAATAACATCGGAGTAGAGCAGAATTTTATGGATATGATGGGAAAAGCAAATAAATATGTAATTTCCGGAAATACTTTAGAATTGTATAAAGACAATCTTTTATTATTGAAGTTCAATAAATCAGAATAAAAAACAAAAGGAACTCAATTGAGTTCCTTTTTTATGTTTAGAGTGTTATTAATCTTCCTCTTCTTCGTCGTACTTAGCCAACTCTTCGTCGCACCATTTAAACGCTGCTTCTACTACTTTAGTAGCTTCGTCTGCCATAGTTTCTTCATCATCACCTTCAAGATCATCTAACCACTCAACTTCTTCTTCCTCAACGTTTAAGATAAATCTTGGGTATTCTGTATGAACTACGAATAGATCTTCTGGAAACTCCGAATTATCTGCTAATAAAAACTTTGGTAATTTCATTTTTTTAATGTTTTAACTTTCTCAAAGATAAATAAAATTATTGACTTTAAAATTACTTCAAAAACATTTTTGAAACTTTTTCAGCTTTTTTACTTTCAGAATAATCGTAGAATCCTTCACCTGATTTTACTCCAAGTTTCCCCGCTGTTACCATATTTACCAGCAATGGGTTAGGTGCATATTTCGGGTTTTTGAAACCATCATACATTACGTTCAGGATGGCAAGGCATACATCAAGACCAATAAAATCTGCCAGCTGAAGCGGCCCCATCGGATGTGCCATTCCCAATTTCATTACCGTATCAATTTCTTCTACACCAGCCACTCCGTTATAAAGCGTTTCGATAGATTCATTGATCATTGGCATCAAAATTCTGTTAGCCACAAAACCTGGATAGTCATTCACTTCTACAGGAACTTTACCCAAAGTTTTGCTCATTTCATAAACTGCATCAAAAGTCTCCTTGGAAGTAGAATATCCTTTAATGATTTCTACCAGTTTCATAATCGGAACCGGGTTCATGAAGTGCATCCCGATTACTTTGTCAGCTCTTTTGGTAGCTGCTGCAATTTTTGTGATAGATATAGATGAAGTATTGGTTGCAAGAATACAGTTTGCAGGAGCCAGTTCATCCATCTGACCAAAGATCTTCAGTTTAAGATCAATATTTTCTGTAGCAGCTTCTACAATAAGGTCGGCAGCACCTGCAGCATCGTTAAGTGCTGTAAAAGTAGTGATGTTGCCTAAAGTTTCAGCTTTTTGCTCCTCTGTAAGATTTCCTTTTGCAATGATTCTGTCAAGATTGGTAGTAATGGTTTTTAAACCTCTGTCCAGAGCTTCCTGAGATACATCTACAAGATTTACTTTAAAACCGCTTTGTGCGAAAGTATGTGCAATACCATTTCCCATGGTTCCCGCTCCGATAACTACAATGTTTTTGATCATTTTTCCTTTATTTTTTATAGATAGTTAAATTTTTTACGTCTGTAAGATCCGATTGTGTGACAACAGCTGTAGAATCAAAGAAAACGTTTCCTGTACTTTGAGTTTTCTTACTGTTATTCTGATTGGAAACAGTAGCTGTTAATCCTCTTATAAGTCGTTTTTTTTGATTCTTTGTAAGAAAGTCTGTGCCAATGTATAACGCGTATTCACCTTCTCTTCCTCTTCCTTTTTGTATCAGTACTTCCAGGCTTTTTATCTGGCTTTTATTCCTGAATTCTTTCAGAAAACTCATGACGGGCTTATCAGATGGCGGACCACAGCATACGCTTCCATAGCTGATCTCTAAATAATTCTGATTCTTCTGTGAGTAAAAGAATGTGAAAGCCAGCAGAGCCGTTGTTACTATTATTTTTTTCATGTTAAAAATCGCTTTAAAAATAAGCTTAAAATTCTATTTATTAAAATATTCCCAAACCTCCTTAGAAATATCAGAAATCATCCTGCAGTTTACCGCATCGGTTTCCGTTGAATTACTGACAAATACAGCTAATGCATAATGTTTACCATTAGGAAGAGTAACGATGCCAGTTTCATTTTCTGCCCCCGTTAAACCTGCACTATTTTTCCCGGAAGCTCCCGTTTTTCTGGCGACAGGAGTATTTTTGGGAAGTTGTTCTACCATTTTGTTTAATC of the Chryseobacterium viscerum genome contains:
- the pheT gene encoding phenylalanine--tRNA ligase subunit beta, producing the protein MKISNNWLKDFVKTESKTERIGEFLTDIGLEVEGIDKFESVRGSLEGIVVGKVLTCEKHPNADKLNKTTVDVGNGKVLNIVCGAPNVEAGQTVPVAVVGTKIYDKTGNFFEIKEAKIRGEVSQGMICAEDELGLSEDHGGIMVLDETKYEVGKNFADYFELTNDEVFEIGLTPNRTDAMSHYGVARDLHAYLSTNQLKSQFNKVASEALNNEGTHDFTLEIEDAELCPRYIGAVIEDIKVAESPSWLKDRLKAIGLSPINNVVDITNYILHGYGQPLHAFDADKIADKKVKVGVVKPGTKFTTLDGVERTLNGSEIMIKDGKDNPMCIAGVFGGENSGVSETTKTIFLESAYFNPIAVRKGAKAHSLNTDASFRFERGVDPNLTRTAITHAIKMIQEIAEGKLVGELLEEYPKKIEDNYVILRFSKIEQILGTKIHREKVKEILKALEIQVLNEIPNGFEISVPAYRADVTREIDVIEEILRIYGYNKIDAPQKISFTPVKLSANDQDELENSWARALQSIGFNEVMNNSLTSVKDETDAVKLLNPLSGDLAFMRKSLLEGLLQNAVYNINRKNQDIKFFELGKIYHKKDKYEERKQLALLVSGRDVAENWLQPKSAVSFYNLKAYVKVLLERLAVDYKETALSDERFSDALVYEADGKALVRIGKVAPALLKDFDIDQDCFYAEIELEYAQELRSKNELKFKDIPKFNKIRRDLALLIDKNVNYQDLYQTAKKNKSPFIKNINLFDVYEGKNLPEGKKSYAMSFELLNEEKTLEEKEITEVMDSLIKAFQKEFNAELRS
- a CDS encoding META domain-containing protein, which gives rise to MKNLFLSICTAAVLASCGSMTSPSASKVGKAQPALANTKWTLADNVKGKIPTLNIEGEKITGNAGCNNYFGTASIDPSTGGFTAGQMGSTKMMCNNIGVEQNFMDMMGKANKYVISGNTLELYKDNLLLLKFNKSE
- a CDS encoding 3-hydroxybutyryl-CoA dehydrogenase, coding for MKNIVVIGAGTMGNGIAHTFAQSGFKVNLVDVSQEALDRGLKTITTNLDRIIAKGNLTEEQKAETLGNITTFTALNDAAGAADLIVEAATENIDLKLKIFGQMDELAPANCILATNTSSISITKIAAATKRADKVIGMHFMNPVPIMKLVEIIKGYSTSKETFDAVYEMSKTLGKVPVEVNDYPGFVANRILMPMINESIETLYNGVAGVEEIDTVMKLGMAHPMGPLQLADFIGLDVCLAILNVMYDGFKNPKYAPNPLLVNMVTAGKLGVKSGEGFYDYSESKKAEKVSKMFLK